A stretch of Anaeromyxobacter dehalogenans 2CP-1 DNA encodes these proteins:
- a CDS encoding LysE family transporter has translation METWIATAGLVAVGVFTPGPSNFVVMHRAAAAGLRGAAPAIAAVLLGLVALLGLAAAGGGALLAAAPALGRVLQAGGAVYLAWGGVALVVESFRRGPAEGGAAGGALPQRPAAVFLFQFTNPKAWAMVLTAASACGGGGAGAAFLRLVPLFTALSLAGLLTWAVLGSALERAMRVPRWRRRIDRAMGALLAASAALLLAGA, from the coding sequence TGGCCGTCGGGGTGTTCACCCCCGGGCCGAGCAACTTCGTGGTGATGCACCGGGCCGCCGCGGCCGGGCTCCGGGGCGCCGCCCCGGCCATCGCGGCGGTCCTGCTCGGGCTCGTCGCCCTGCTCGGGCTCGCGGCCGCGGGCGGAGGCGCGCTGCTCGCGGCGGCCCCGGCGCTGGGGCGCGTGCTGCAGGCGGGCGGCGCGGTCTACCTGGCGTGGGGCGGCGTGGCGCTCGTGGTGGAGAGCTTCCGGCGCGGACCGGCCGAGGGCGGCGCGGCCGGCGGCGCGCTGCCGCAGCGGCCGGCGGCGGTGTTCCTGTTCCAGTTCACGAACCCGAAGGCCTGGGCCATGGTGCTCACCGCGGCGTCGGCCTGCGGCGGCGGCGGCGCGGGCGCGGCGTTCCTCCGGCTCGTGCCGCTGTTCACCGCGCTGTCGCTCGCCGGGCTCCTCACCTGGGCGGTGCTCGGGTCGGCGCTGGAGCGCGCCATGCGCGTGCCGCGCTGGCGGCGCCGGATCGACCGCGCCATGGGCGCGCTGCTCGCCGCCTCGGCCGCCCTGCTGCTCGCGGGCGCCTGA
- a CDS encoding aspartate/glutamate racemase family protein, translated as MQPIVGIVGGLGPEGTVHYYRKLTALLAGLPLDLGRPGIVVDHVWIDRFSGLLRAGADPEALELLLGSLRRLERAGATLALFAAVTPHRFLPALRPRSPLPIADLVGATCEDVRAAGHRVVGLVGTRFTVSEPFFRDALEAAGVRVVVPDEAGTDYLDALIFGPLARGEKTPTMKGELAAIVGRMARREPLDALVVACTDLMDLMGTEVPLLDPIDSHLRLALRMLAASGARAQ; from the coding sequence ATGCAGCCGATCGTCGGAATCGTGGGCGGGCTCGGTCCCGAGGGGACCGTCCACTACTACCGGAAGCTCACCGCCCTGCTCGCCGGGCTGCCCCTCGACCTGGGCCGGCCGGGCATCGTCGTGGACCACGTCTGGATCGACCGGTTCTCGGGGCTGCTCCGCGCGGGAGCGGACCCGGAGGCGCTGGAGCTGTTGCTGGGCTCGCTCCGGCGGCTCGAGCGCGCCGGCGCCACCCTGGCGCTCTTCGCGGCGGTGACGCCGCACCGGTTCCTGCCGGCGCTCCGGCCTCGCTCGCCCCTGCCCATCGCCGACCTGGTGGGCGCGACCTGCGAGGACGTGCGCGCCGCCGGCCACCGCGTGGTCGGGCTCGTCGGCACGCGCTTCACCGTTTCCGAGCCGTTCTTCCGCGACGCGCTCGAGGCGGCCGGCGTGCGGGTGGTGGTCCCGGACGAGGCCGGGACCGACTACCTGGACGCGCTCATCTTCGGGCCGCTCGCGCGCGGCGAGAAGACGCCGACGATGAAGGGCGAGCTCGCCGCGATCGTGGGCCGCATGGCCAGGCGGGAGCCGCTCGACGCGCTGGTCGTCGCCTGCACCGATCTCATGGACCTCATGGGGACCGAGGTCCCGCTCCTCGATCCGATCGACAGCCACCTGCGCCTGGCGCTCCGGATGCTCGCGGCGTCCGGAGCGCGGGCGCAGTGA
- a CDS encoding VOC family protein, with the protein MPAVKHIPDGYQALTPYLVMKDAARAIDFYAKVFGAVELMRMPGPEGRVGHAELKIGDARLMLADEHPEMGALGPKSIGGTAVGLVVYVPDADATVARAVAAGATVKGAVEDKFYGDRMGSIVDPFGHLWHVGTHKEDVSPEEMQRRMAALPPM; encoded by the coding sequence ATGCCCGCCGTGAAGCACATCCCCGATGGCTACCAGGCCCTCACGCCGTACCTCGTCATGAAGGACGCCGCCCGCGCCATCGACTTCTACGCGAAGGTCTTCGGCGCGGTCGAGCTCATGCGCATGCCCGGGCCGGAGGGGCGCGTCGGCCATGCCGAGCTGAAGATCGGCGACGCGCGCCTCATGCTGGCGGACGAGCACCCGGAGATGGGCGCGCTCGGCCCCAAGTCCATCGGCGGCACGGCGGTCGGCCTCGTCGTGTACGTGCCCGACGCGGACGCCACCGTGGCCCGCGCGGTCGCCGCGGGCGCCACCGTGAAGGGCGCCGTGGAGGACAAGTTCTACGGCGACCGGATGGGCTCGATCGTGGATCCGTTCGGCCACCTCTGGCACGTCGGCACGCACAAGGAGGACGTCTCGCCGGAGGAGATGCAGCGGCGCATGGCGGCGCTGCCGCCCATGTGA
- a CDS encoding phosphatase PAP2 family protein yields the protein MLAAITHDLHTAGEAWLFRALNADGGPILDGLMVVLSSKPFGAAWAILLAVLIARAVRGPARLRLVAALGAAIAMSDGLGSQLLRPLLARRRPCYALPPGTFRWLAPAADVGSLPSLHAANFFAMATVAAAAGPRLGLAALGVAVLVALSRVYVGVHWPTDVLAGAAWGVVCGMVARLLATRLWAARQRRRAAPPPPVP from the coding sequence GTGCTCGCAGCGATCACCCACGACCTCCACACCGCCGGCGAGGCCTGGCTGTTCCGCGCGCTCAACGCCGACGGCGGCCCCATCCTCGACGGCCTCATGGTGGTGCTGTCGTCGAAGCCCTTCGGCGCGGCGTGGGCGATCCTGCTGGCGGTGCTCATCGCGCGCGCGGTCCGCGGCCCGGCGCGGCTGCGCCTGGTGGCAGCGCTCGGCGCCGCCATCGCCATGAGCGACGGCCTCGGCTCGCAGCTCCTCCGGCCGCTGCTCGCGCGCCGCCGCCCGTGCTACGCGCTGCCGCCCGGCACCTTCCGCTGGCTGGCGCCCGCCGCCGACGTGGGCTCGCTGCCGAGCCTGCACGCGGCGAACTTCTTCGCCATGGCCACGGTGGCCGCCGCCGCCGGCCCGCGCCTCGGGCTCGCCGCGCTCGGCGTGGCGGTGCTGGTGGCGCTGAGCCGGGTCTACGTGGGCGTGCACTGGCCCACCGACGTGCTCGCCGGGGCGGCCTGGGGGGTGGTGTGCGGGATGGTGGCGCGCCTGCTCGCGACCCGGCTCTGGGCCGCGCGGCAGCGCCGCCGGGCGGCGCCGCCGCCGCCCGTACCCTGA
- a CDS encoding patatin-like phospholipase family protein, whose amino-acid sequence MQTGTTEAQGLLECDLVMKGGITSGVVYPLALVELARRYRFRSVGGSSAGAIAAAAAVAAEYGRQTGATADGAGFAGLAALPASLGERLPDGRSRLVSLFQPSRRTRPVLEALLGAARGRSAAGKVARALAPLVLAAPGCWVALAGLLLAGAVGALAARQEGAAAAMALALSAAAVLVLAALGAVAASAASALGAIAGNGLGVCSGFAPPGGDRPPPLTPWLHGLIQRLAGTREVLTLGDLERHGLRLEVTTTSVTHQRPFRLPLHPDDPVFFFREMEFRALFPAEVVDRLVEAGRAEEAERRARTDGRRVRLPAHDPSMVLFPRGPGLPVVVLARMSLSFPLLLGAVPLYGVDWTRKRNQRRRAAPELERAWFSDGGICSNIPIHFFDAALPTRPTFAIDLREQHPDHPLGAWLPANNASGIAQRWHRLGEGRAAPLRFLAAVVTTMQTWVDEMQLAAPGYRDRIVHVSHAADEGGLNLEMPPEVIERLAARGAAAGERLRDRFRWEDHRWIRFRSLLDVMQRYVAPTWTAHAPGTAGRAALLELLEAHRGRRGSYPVTGPQADCARAALEGVDRLVEATAATGGDLTERAPRPAPELRARPRV is encoded by the coding sequence ATGCAGACCGGAACGACCGAGGCCCAGGGGCTCCTGGAGTGCGACCTGGTGATGAAGGGCGGCATCACCAGCGGCGTCGTGTACCCGCTCGCGCTGGTGGAGCTGGCGCGCCGGTACCGCTTCCGCTCGGTGGGCGGCTCGTCCGCAGGCGCCATCGCGGCCGCCGCGGCGGTGGCGGCCGAGTACGGCCGCCAGACCGGCGCGACCGCGGACGGCGCCGGCTTCGCCGGCCTGGCGGCGCTCCCGGCCAGCCTGGGCGAGCGGCTCCCGGACGGCCGCTCCCGGCTCGTCTCGCTGTTCCAGCCGTCGCGCCGCACCCGGCCCGTGCTGGAGGCGCTGCTCGGCGCCGCGCGCGGCCGGAGCGCGGCCGGCAAGGTGGCGCGCGCGCTCGCGCCGCTCGTCCTCGCGGCGCCCGGGTGCTGGGTGGCGCTCGCCGGGCTCCTGCTCGCCGGCGCGGTGGGCGCGCTCGCGGCGCGGCAGGAGGGCGCCGCCGCCGCGATGGCGCTGGCGCTCTCGGCCGCCGCGGTGCTGGTGCTGGCCGCGCTCGGCGCGGTGGCGGCGTCGGCCGCGTCGGCGCTCGGCGCCATCGCCGGCAACGGCCTGGGCGTGTGCAGCGGCTTCGCGCCGCCCGGCGGAGACCGGCCGCCGCCGCTCACCCCGTGGCTGCACGGGCTCATCCAGCGGCTGGCGGGCACGCGCGAGGTGCTCACGCTCGGCGACCTCGAGCGCCACGGCCTGCGCCTCGAGGTCACCACCACCAGCGTCACGCACCAGCGCCCGTTCCGCCTGCCGCTCCACCCCGACGACCCGGTGTTCTTCTTCCGCGAGATGGAGTTCCGGGCGCTGTTCCCGGCCGAGGTGGTCGACCGGCTGGTGGAGGCCGGGCGCGCCGAGGAGGCGGAGCGCCGGGCGCGCACCGACGGCCGGCGCGTGCGGCTCCCCGCCCACGATCCGTCGATGGTGCTGTTCCCTCGCGGGCCCGGCCTGCCGGTGGTGGTGCTCGCGCGCATGAGCCTCAGCTTCCCGCTGCTCCTCGGGGCGGTGCCGCTGTACGGCGTGGACTGGACGCGCAAGCGGAACCAGCGGCGGCGCGCCGCGCCGGAGCTGGAGCGGGCCTGGTTCTCCGACGGCGGGATCTGCTCGAACATCCCCATCCACTTCTTCGACGCCGCCCTGCCCACCCGCCCCACGTTCGCGATCGACCTGCGCGAGCAGCACCCCGATCACCCGCTCGGCGCCTGGCTCCCCGCGAACAACGCCTCGGGCATCGCGCAGCGCTGGCACCGCCTGGGCGAGGGGCGCGCCGCGCCGCTCCGGTTCCTGGCCGCGGTGGTGACCACCATGCAGACCTGGGTGGACGAGATGCAGCTCGCCGCGCCGGGCTACCGCGACCGCATCGTGCACGTGTCGCACGCCGCGGACGAGGGCGGGCTGAACCTCGAGATGCCGCCGGAGGTGATCGAGCGGCTCGCCGCGCGCGGCGCCGCCGCCGGCGAGCGGCTGCGCGACCGGTTCCGCTGGGAGGACCACCGCTGGATCCGCTTCCGCTCGCTGCTCGACGTGATGCAGCGCTACGTCGCGCCGACCTGGACCGCGCACGCGCCCGGCACGGCCGGGCGGGCCGCGCTGCTCGAGCTGCTCGAGGCGCACCGGGGCCGGCGCGGCAGCTACCCGGTGACCGGGCCGCAGGCGGACTGCGCGCGCGCGGCGCTGGAGGGCGTGGACCGGCTGGTGGAGGCGACCGCGGCAACGGGCGGCGACCTGACCGAGCGGGCCCCCCGACCGGCCCCGGAGCTGCGGGCGCGCCCGCGCGTGTAG
- a CDS encoding DUF5996 family protein, with amino-acid sequence MTRVSAAAAWPDLPLAPWDGTRHALHMWTQIMGKTLLALAPPWNHWWHTALRVSARGLASPVPIATPDGWLDLELDLVDHVLAMRTERRTAAIPLGPRSVHAFHDEYRALLDALGVRARLSTVPCEVPDPIPFDRDDAPRPYDAEAANRFWRVLRRCAAALESLCDGFLGKQSPVHFFWGSFDLAATRFSGRRAPERPGADAVTREAYSHEVISFGFWPGGPAASGVRVEEPVLYAYAAPEPAGFRDADLGVAGARYDARLGEFLLPYAAARAAPDPAAEIRAFCEAAYRAGASLGGWDRAALERTAGAAAPGP; translated from the coding sequence ATGACCCGAGTTTCCGCCGCGGCCGCCTGGCCCGACCTGCCGCTCGCCCCGTGGGACGGCACCCGCCACGCGCTGCACATGTGGACCCAGATCATGGGTAAGACGCTGCTGGCGCTCGCCCCGCCGTGGAACCACTGGTGGCACACCGCGCTGCGCGTCTCCGCCCGCGGCCTGGCCAGCCCGGTCCCGATCGCCACGCCCGACGGGTGGCTGGACCTCGAGCTCGATCTCGTGGACCACGTGCTGGCGATGCGGACCGAGCGGCGCACCGCCGCCATCCCGCTCGGGCCGCGCTCGGTGCACGCGTTCCACGACGAGTACCGGGCGCTGCTCGACGCGCTCGGCGTCCGGGCCCGCCTCTCGACGGTGCCGTGCGAGGTGCCGGATCCGATCCCGTTCGACCGGGACGACGCGCCGCGGCCGTACGACGCCGAGGCTGCGAACCGCTTCTGGCGGGTGCTCCGGCGCTGCGCGGCCGCGCTGGAGTCGCTCTGCGACGGGTTCCTCGGCAAGCAGAGCCCGGTGCACTTCTTCTGGGGAAGCTTCGACCTCGCGGCGACGCGCTTCTCCGGGCGGCGCGCGCCCGAGCGGCCGGGCGCGGACGCGGTGACGCGCGAGGCGTACTCGCACGAGGTGATCTCGTTCGGCTTCTGGCCGGGCGGCCCCGCCGCCTCCGGGGTCCGCGTGGAGGAGCCGGTGCTCTACGCCTACGCGGCGCCGGAGCCGGCGGGCTTCCGCGACGCGGACCTGGGCGTCGCGGGCGCGCGCTACGACGCGCGCCTGGGCGAGTTCCTGCTCCCCTACGCGGCGGCCCGCGCCGCGCCGGATCCGGCGGCCGAGATCCGGGCGTTCTGCGAGGCGGCCTACCGCGCCGGCGCGAGCCTGGGCGGCTGGGATCGCGCCGCGCTGGAGCGCACCGCCGGCGCCGCCGCGCCCGGCCCGTGA
- a CDS encoding pyridoxal phosphate-dependent aminotransferase: MDVVTRQIRSEMEGASWIRRMFDAGLELKQRIGADQVFDFSLGNPDVPPPAAAAAALRDLAGKVTAPMGLGYCPNAGLPSVRAALARRLAAEQQAPVEARHLVLTCGAAGGLVTFFRAVLEPGDEVLCFAPYFVEYGAYAGHFGGVLRAVPSIVPDFTPDLAALEAAIGPRTRVVLVNSPNNPTGRIYDAATMQALGALLSRVNQGRERPVFLVSDEPYRRLAYGGAAVPAILPLTPFSLVVGSFSKSLSLAGERVGYLLVNPAMPDAQVLVDALTLTNRTLGFVNAPVVGQRLVEALVDESVDVGVYDRRRRAMAEALTGAGIPFHLPEGAFYFFPEVPGGDDQAFVRLLLEENILAVPGRGFGMPGYMRLTFCVDEQVIRRAAPGFARAARKARGG; this comes from the coding sequence ATGGACGTGGTCACCCGGCAGATCCGCAGCGAGATGGAGGGCGCCTCCTGGATCCGGCGCATGTTCGACGCCGGCCTGGAGCTGAAGCAGCGCATCGGCGCGGACCAGGTGTTCGACTTCAGCCTGGGCAACCCGGACGTCCCGCCGCCGGCCGCGGCCGCCGCCGCGCTGCGCGACCTCGCCGGGAAGGTCACCGCGCCCATGGGGCTCGGCTACTGCCCGAACGCCGGGCTGCCCTCGGTGCGCGCCGCGCTGGCGCGCCGGCTCGCGGCCGAGCAGCAGGCGCCGGTCGAGGCGCGCCACCTGGTGCTCACCTGCGGCGCCGCCGGCGGGCTGGTCACGTTCTTCCGCGCGGTGCTGGAGCCGGGCGACGAGGTGCTCTGCTTCGCGCCGTACTTCGTGGAGTACGGCGCCTACGCCGGCCACTTCGGCGGCGTGCTCCGGGCGGTGCCGTCGATCGTCCCGGACTTCACGCCCGACCTCGCCGCGCTCGAGGCGGCCATCGGCCCGCGCACGCGCGTCGTGCTGGTCAACTCGCCCAACAACCCGACCGGCCGCATCTACGACGCCGCCACGATGCAGGCGCTCGGGGCGCTGCTCTCGCGCGTCAACCAGGGGCGCGAGCGGCCGGTGTTCCTCGTCTCCGACGAGCCGTACCGCCGGCTCGCCTACGGCGGCGCGGCGGTGCCGGCGATCCTCCCGCTCACCCCGTTCTCGCTGGTGGTGGGCTCGTTCTCGAAGAGCCTGTCGCTCGCCGGCGAGCGCGTGGGTTACCTGCTGGTGAACCCCGCCATGCCCGACGCGCAGGTGCTGGTGGACGCGCTCACGCTCACGAACCGCACGCTCGGCTTCGTGAACGCGCCGGTGGTGGGGCAGCGGCTGGTGGAGGCGCTGGTGGACGAGAGCGTGGACGTGGGCGTCTACGACCGCCGCCGCCGGGCCATGGCCGAGGCGCTCACCGGGGCCGGGATCCCGTTCCACCTGCCCGAGGGCGCGTTCTACTTCTTCCCCGAGGTGCCGGGCGGCGACGACCAGGCGTTCGTGCGGCTCCTGCTCGAGGAGAACATCCTGGCCGTGCCCGGGCGCGGCTTCGGGATGCCCGGGTACATGCGCCTCACCTTCTGCGTGGACGAGCAGGTGATCCGTCGCGCGGCCCCGGGCTTCGCGCGGGCTGCCCGGAAGGCGCGCGGCGGCTAG
- a CDS encoding hotdog domain-containing protein: MTPAQTDRTLTLPLSRDLALRRRFMVVDEPLQGNLRFGLLLEALDKLAEEAALDYARSAHPQARVVTAAVDNILVRHPPDVERDLELSARVNHVGRTSMEVGIRVTQPGDPPLHVASCYFTMVARLGEGDEARSVPLPPLEYPDERARHRERRALERRDEYRRHLAASDEPPDRAEFELLRGLHRAQDVPGFTGLLAAELATDAWERMFPEQENVPRKIFGGYVMRRAYELSSICAEHAAPERPVLAAVNRVNFFHPVRLGDTLHFSCRVVHTAGSFVSVEASIERRSRDRTVRALSNSCLFTFVNVDREMRPRDALAVYPTTFAEDARLLAARRQHAALLRHAHRGWISEGWTSEAPAGD; this comes from the coding sequence ATGACGCCCGCCCAGACCGATCGCACGCTGACCTTGCCGCTCTCCCGCGACCTCGCGCTGCGCCGGCGCTTCATGGTGGTGGACGAGCCGCTGCAGGGGAACCTGCGCTTCGGCCTGCTGCTCGAGGCGCTCGACAAGCTCGCCGAGGAGGCCGCGCTCGACTACGCGCGCAGCGCGCACCCGCAGGCGCGGGTGGTCACCGCCGCGGTCGACAACATCCTCGTGCGCCACCCGCCCGACGTGGAGCGCGATCTCGAGCTGTCCGCGCGCGTGAACCACGTGGGCCGGACGTCGATGGAGGTGGGCATCCGGGTCACGCAGCCCGGCGACCCGCCGCTCCACGTGGCGTCCTGCTACTTCACCATGGTGGCCCGGCTCGGCGAGGGCGACGAGGCGCGCAGCGTGCCGCTGCCGCCGCTCGAGTACCCCGACGAGCGGGCGCGCCACCGGGAGCGGCGGGCGCTGGAGCGGCGCGACGAGTACCGGCGCCACCTGGCCGCGTCGGACGAGCCGCCCGACCGCGCGGAGTTCGAGCTGCTCCGCGGGCTCCACCGCGCGCAGGACGTGCCCGGCTTCACGGGGCTGCTCGCGGCCGAGCTCGCGACCGACGCCTGGGAGCGGATGTTCCCGGAGCAGGAGAACGTGCCGCGGAAGATCTTCGGCGGCTACGTGATGCGGCGCGCCTACGAGCTGTCCTCGATCTGCGCCGAGCACGCGGCGCCGGAGCGGCCGGTGCTCGCCGCCGTGAACCGGGTGAACTTCTTCCATCCGGTGCGCCTCGGGGACACGCTCCACTTCTCCTGCCGCGTGGTGCACACCGCCGGCAGCTTCGTGTCGGTCGAGGCCAGCATCGAGCGGCGCAGCCGCGACCGGACCGTGCGCGCGCTCTCCAACTCGTGCCTGTTCACGTTCGTGAACGTGGACCGGGAGATGCGCCCGCGCGACGCCCTCGCGGTCTACCCGACCACGTTCGCCGAGGACGCGCGGCTGCTCGCGGCGCGCCGGCAGCACGCGGCGCTGCTCCGGCACGCGCACCGCGGCTGGATCTCCGAGGGCTGGACCTCGGAGGCGCCCGCCGGGGACTAG
- a CDS encoding OmpW/AlkL family protein has product MKRMLLVMALAVAMAPVAKAQEPTPESGLMVRLRALSLRPADRSDAIPALGVPKDAITVSDKVIPEVDLSWFFNRYLAAELILTYPQEHDVKLSGTKIGTFSHLPPTLTVQGHLPLGRVKPYLGAGVNLTLVTDTSLSVPGVGKLELEDYSFGLAAQAGLDVRVTGRWYVNADVKYVTIRSDVKAGGTKVSEVRVDPWLIGGGVGYRF; this is encoded by the coding sequence ATGAAGCGGATGCTGCTCGTGATGGCGCTCGCGGTCGCGATGGCGCCGGTGGCGAAGGCGCAGGAGCCCACCCCGGAGTCGGGCCTGATGGTCCGGCTGCGCGCGCTCTCCCTGCGCCCGGCCGACCGGTCCGACGCGATCCCCGCGCTCGGCGTCCCGAAGGACGCGATCACCGTGAGTGACAAGGTCATCCCGGAGGTCGATCTCTCCTGGTTCTTCAACCGCTACCTCGCGGCCGAGCTCATCCTGACCTACCCGCAGGAGCACGACGTGAAGCTGTCGGGCACGAAGATCGGCACGTTCAGCCACCTGCCCCCGACGCTCACCGTGCAGGGCCACCTGCCGCTCGGCCGGGTGAAGCCGTACCTCGGCGCCGGCGTGAACCTCACGCTCGTCACCGACACGAGCCTGAGCGTGCCCGGCGTGGGCAAGCTCGAGCTGGAGGACTACAGCTTCGGGCTCGCGGCCCAGGCGGGCCTGGACGTGCGGGTGACCGGCCGCTGGTACGTCAACGCGGACGTGAAGTACGTCACGATCCGGTCCGACGTGAAGGCGGGCGGGACGAAGGTGAGCGAGGTCCGCGTCGATCCGTGGCTGATCGGCGGCGGGGTCGGTTACCGGTTCTAG
- a CDS encoding sensor histidine kinase, whose product MRDAREPGEPAAAGGADGAASRGERLDGATLAHELKNPLTAVKALVQLGLANPREAASHERLEQVARAVERMERILRDYLASARGMAELAPAQVEVGPLVTGVLQGLSARASEARVRLVARGDATVEADPRRLEEALVNLVANGIEATPPGGEVAVEVLSSAEGAELVVRDTGSGITADALERLGTPFFSTRSGGNGLGVAHVRSVIAMHGGSLRYESEPGKGTVVRATLPRRARAA is encoded by the coding sequence ATGAGGGACGCGAGGGAACCGGGCGAGCCAGCGGCGGCGGGCGGCGCGGACGGGGCCGCATCCCGCGGCGAGCGCCTCGACGGCGCGACGCTCGCGCACGAGCTGAAGAACCCGCTCACGGCGGTGAAGGCGCTGGTGCAGCTCGGGCTGGCCAACCCGCGAGAGGCCGCGTCGCACGAGCGGCTGGAGCAGGTGGCGCGGGCCGTCGAGCGGATGGAGCGGATCCTGCGCGACTACCTCGCCTCGGCGCGCGGGATGGCGGAGCTCGCCCCGGCGCAGGTCGAGGTCGGCCCGCTCGTCACCGGCGTGCTGCAGGGGCTCTCGGCGCGCGCGAGCGAGGCGCGGGTGCGCCTGGTGGCGCGCGGCGACGCGACGGTCGAGGCCGATCCGCGGCGGCTCGAGGAGGCGCTCGTCAACCTGGTCGCGAACGGGATCGAGGCCACCCCGCCGGGCGGGGAGGTCGCGGTGGAGGTGCTGTCGTCGGCGGAGGGCGCCGAGCTGGTGGTGCGCGACACGGGGAGCGGCATCACGGCCGACGCGCTCGAGCGGCTGGGCACGCCGTTCTTCAGCACCCGGTCCGGGGGGAACGGGCTGGGCGTCGCGCACGTGCGGTCGGTGATCGCGATGCACGGCGGCTCGCTCCGCTACGAGAGCGAGCCCGGGAAGGGCACGGTGGTCCGGGCCACGCTGCCCCGGCGCGCCCGGGCCGCCTGA
- a CDS encoding energy-coupling factor ABC transporter ATP-binding protein — translation MIRADGLGYAFGAGGAALEAIGFALPRGALCAVVGANGSGKSTLLALLAGLFTPSAGTLAVGGDASPGAEEAIRRRAALVLQDPDQQIIGATVEEDLLLGLRPGDATARGAARALAARLGLADLAAPVHALSLGTRRKLCIATALRDAPEVLLLDEPFAGLDYPAIREVRAVLAANRAAGVTQVVAAHDLEALADLADRWLVLERGRLVADGAAEAVFPLLRRHGVRPPGAWLSAHGLDPWA, via the coding sequence ATGATCCGCGCGGACGGGCTCGGCTACGCGTTCGGCGCGGGCGGAGCGGCGCTCGAGGCGATCGGCTTCGCGCTGCCGCGCGGCGCGCTCTGCGCGGTGGTGGGCGCGAACGGCTCCGGCAAGTCCACGCTGCTCGCGCTCCTCGCCGGCCTGTTCACGCCCAGCGCCGGCACGCTCGCGGTGGGCGGCGACGCCTCGCCCGGCGCGGAGGAGGCCATCCGCCGGCGCGCCGCGCTGGTGCTGCAGGATCCGGATCAGCAGATCATCGGCGCGACGGTGGAGGAGGACCTGCTGCTCGGCCTCCGGCCCGGCGACGCCACCGCGCGCGGCGCGGCCCGGGCGCTCGCGGCCCGGCTCGGCCTGGCGGACCTGGCCGCGCCGGTCCACGCGCTCTCGCTCGGCACGCGCCGGAAGCTCTGCATCGCGACCGCGCTCCGCGACGCGCCGGAGGTGCTGCTGCTCGACGAGCCGTTCGCCGGCCTCGACTACCCGGCCATCCGCGAGGTGCGCGCGGTGCTCGCCGCGAACCGGGCCGCGGGCGTCACCCAGGTCGTGGCCGCGCACGACCTCGAGGCGCTGGCGGATCTCGCCGATCGCTGGCTGGTGCTGGAGCGCGGGCGGCTGGTGGCCGACGGCGCGGCAGAGGCGGTGTTCCCGCTGCTGCGGCGGCACGGGGTCCGGCCGCCGGGCGCGTGGCTCTCCGCGCACGGGCTCGACCCATGGGCGTGA
- a CDS encoding biotin transporter BioY translates to MPAPNADPAPPRPAPSPPLARVHRLVWTALLAACIAVGAWIQVPIGAVPITLQPLFAFLAGYLLGPARGAAAVALYVAAGVLGLPVFAGGAAGLGVVLGPTGGYLLGFVVAAALTGLVPRRGPIGWAAGLAAGAAALAAAYLVGAAWLAAVLHLGARQAIVAGVVPFLPFDVVKVVVALWVARRLRAQGLAPA, encoded by the coding sequence ATGCCCGCCCCGAACGCCGACCCCGCCCCTCCGCGCCCCGCCCCGTCTCCCCCGCTCGCCCGCGTGCACCGGCTGGTCTGGACGGCGCTCCTCGCGGCCTGCATCGCGGTGGGCGCCTGGATCCAGGTCCCCATCGGCGCCGTCCCCATCACGCTCCAGCCGCTGTTCGCGTTCCTGGCCGGCTACCTGCTCGGCCCGGCGCGCGGCGCGGCGGCGGTGGCGCTCTACGTTGCGGCGGGCGTGCTCGGTCTGCCGGTGTTCGCCGGCGGCGCCGCCGGGCTGGGGGTGGTGCTCGGGCCGACCGGCGGCTACCTGCTCGGCTTCGTGGTCGCGGCGGCGCTCACCGGCCTCGTCCCGCGGCGCGGCCCCATCGGCTGGGCCGCCGGGCTCGCGGCCGGCGCGGCGGCGCTCGCGGCCGCCTACCTCGTCGGCGCGGCCTGGCTGGCGGCCGTGCTCCACCTCGGCGCACGCCAGGCGATCGTGGCCGGCGTGGTCCCGTTCCTGCCGTTCGACGTGGTGAAGGTGGTGGTGGCGCTGTGGGTGGCCCGCCGGCTGCGCGCGCAGGGGCTCGCGCCGGCATGA